Below is a window of Paramisgurnus dabryanus chromosome 20, PD_genome_1.1, whole genome shotgun sequence DNA.
ACacgatgggctacatacatgttttgACGAACTTCGCGTCATGCGCTCTTGTAAAAAGAAGTCACCGACCACCACTGGACATTGTAGGACGGACATGTAAAAGCAGTAGCTGACTTTATTGATAGGAAAAAAGTTGGCCATAATCCTTAATAGTGTGACAGAAGTTTGCAAAAAATACATAGTGGACCTAACCATATACCAGTGGGTTTATGCAAGTCACTTGTTCTTACTTCCTCTTTAACTTGGTAAATTTAAggtaaaatcattaaaatggGAAAAACACAAATGGTACCATGAAGAGGATGTTGTCACCCAAAAAtctcaaataaatatttttttgtatcttTTAAAGTAGCCACTCTTTGCCTAAAATTGGCAAAAACATGACCCTGTATGTGAAAACACAgctgaagtatttttttttttaatttactgttttctacataaaatcatcctacataatgtaaagaacattattATCAACCAACTTCTTGAGGTACGCTTCTGGTATGCttgttaaactaaatttgggAGTAAACATCATTATTATTTGGCCTAAATTTAAGGTTTGTAATgaaaaaagacatttatattGCTGCAATTAGttataacatttaaacataTGCATTCATATCAAAAGGTTATAAGATTATAATTCCACATTATCCATAATTTTGTGTATTCACAGCTCTTTTCTCGGATGAAGAGAGAAGATGGAAAGGTGAAGAAAATCTGTGAAGAGTTTGTTGATCCATCATCACGACCTCAGGAACTCATCACTACAGACGTGCTAGAGGTAACCccaatgtgttttttgtttttttaagtttgtcagtaaaaaacagtttaaataaagattaaCCCAGATCAAggttgtattttcattttaaataaaaacactggtTGATGGGTgcatttttgtatgtttatgttttttggaCTCTTAGGAACTGGAGAACGTGCATGAACATTACGAGGACCTGAAGAAAGCAGTTTTTAATGATCCAGACCCAAACATGACCCTTATCCAACAGAACCTGATTTCCAAATTAAACAACGCTGTCCTCAATTATTCCAACTGGCAGAATAAGAACCATTCAGTAAGTTTGTGCATGCTGCATAACTATGTTAATTTTAGTGATGAGCCCCACatatttaatgttgtttaatgttgcatgtgtttttttataggCATCTGAGGAGCAGGATGCTGGAGAAGGGCCTTCAAATCAAGATGTAAgatgtttttataataatagaTGTATATTCCGCTCCTGCAGAAGTGTGTGTTATCGCAGTACCCTTATTTCATATGCAATGTGAATTCTCTGAATCTCTGTGTTTTTTCCCAAAGAGCTCCAGCAGAGCCCAGCTGTTAGCTTCAATCAAATCTAAATCATATGGACAGGTTATGGAGGTAAATAAAGCATGTGCACATCATCCTAAGAAATtgtctaaatattttttgtttaaatggttaCAGCTTCATCACCATGAGCAATCATAAAAAGTAACTTTACTGGATGCTTTTCAAACTCGATTAAGGGAAACAACCACATCTGGCTGTACAGATGTATAGCATTTCAGCTCTCAACTTCTTTGATTTCTAGAGATTTCATACATTTTTCTTCTAGGCTTCAAAGTCCCGACGTCACCGACAGGCACAGCTTGTGCCATCAGCCGATCCAGATCAAACATGTAAAGTCTCTtcaaagaaaaagagaaaaccATCTCTTAAAAATCGCACACAATCACGCTTCAAGATTCAAGGTATAGCTTCTGGCCACTTAAAACATTCACAGATTTACACTTTGTTTACCAGTGGATCCTTTACATGCCTAGTAATGCTATTAGATTAAAAAATATCTGGTTATTATTATATTTGACCCGGGACcacaaaaaaacagttttaaggGTTCTTTAAAAAATTGAGATTTATCACATGAAGgctgaataaataaacttgGGTTCCTAGTATAGGGCAATATTTGGCTGATATACAACAATATGAATATCTGCATTCTGAGggtacaaaaaaattaaatattgagAATATTGCCTTAAAAGTTGTTCAAgtaaagtccttagcaacacatattactactaatgaaataattttttgatatatttacaaaatatagAAACCCTAGAAcgtgatctttacttaatatcctaattattttttatacaattaTACCCgtgctggttttgtggtccagtgtcACATATGTTGTAGCTGCACAACAAAAGTTTACACTTGAAGATAAGCAAAATGGCAATTTACTTGCAGGGTTGCACTAGCAaagcattaaacttttttttatttataagccTGATAAATGAacagattttacagtgtttacATGACCTTACACATTGATGACTTGTTGCATCCATAAAAACCTCACTGATCACTGGTTTTGCAGGAAAAGAGCGTGAGATACTGAAACATGCGACACGCCTTTGGCGTTTGAGTGCAGTGAAAGAAGAGACGGTGGCAGGTAAGCAGATTAGTAGACGGGATTACTTCCATCACCAATCAAAAGTTGGCTTGTTTAATCAAAGAGCTAAACTACTGTCgccttatttttatttctttagaaAGAAAGAAGCCATTCAACTGGAACCCTAAGATGGAAAGTGATGTCATGTAGCGTTCAGTGGATCTTGGCAGACCAAGACTGGAAGATAtatgaatgtaaatgtttttaaggtTGTGGTATTCAACATTTTAATGAATATTTGGTATCCAAATATCATACATGTGCAAGACAAGTACAGGTTTTAATTCTGTTTTAGATGtttgtaaaaatacagtttgtCATAAGGTGCATGATAAAAGAGGTTATAATTGAGCAATGCCACAGCATCAAAGGCATAAGAAATTGACTATTTGATATGCCTGATATGTAAAACTAAAGTTTTTAATTGTAACGTGTTTTTAGGTATCTGAtgaaaatgtttacatgtgttcaGTTTTGCACATTCtgtcttgtttttatttcaCTTTGTGTTGTAACTTTGCCAATTAATACAACACATACACAGAAGAAAGAAGGATTTGTGTGGTGTTTTTCCAGGTTTTTGTAACCTAAAGGTTTTATGGACGCACTGTTaaggtggtttcccagacagggcttaagtgTTAAAAATGTCTCGGACAAAAATGCTTGTTTGATGTCTAttaactgaaaacagcttgcactgacatatcttaaaatatatcagtgccattgttttgtcaaaaatgcacaccaatattgttttattttaaggtatgtttgtatAAACTACTTAAATGCCATAATAAAACTAAGACCAAGCTTTTTTGAGCTAATACTTCACATATgaactctggggacaccaaatatttattttacatctttaaaaaaaactcataatatgacccctttaatataactaaggcctagttcttGATTGGTCTAAACTATATAACAATAAGTCTGAATATTTAGCTTTAAATctgaatataaatgtaaatccaAATATATAGTTATAAATCCTTAACAAAGGGATGTAAATCTGAATATATAAtaagatatagacagacaggttCGCTTATATGATGTACAAAATCGATACATAAATGCAGGTTAAAAGCGTTAGGAGCACTGTGGTGCAGAGGGCAGTGAACGCGCTGGAGAAAGGACCTGAGCGCGGGAGCGCGCCGCGCGTTCTCGTCCAGACAGCACTGAGCTAGTATGCGAGTATCCCGGTGGGCTTTTCCACTGTCACCAGCCGGTTTGTGAAGGGCAGAAAGAGGCAGATACGTGCAGTCGGGCCCTTTTGACTCACAGCTGCTTtacacttatgaatattttaataGACGATAATCGATAGGGTGTGATTGACGCCACGGGATCAGATCGACGCGACCATGGCATCAGACAGTAAGTAGCCTATcgtatttgttttaaattaattaagaaAGCGATATCTGTACCGATCAGAACAGCATTCATTCAGATATAGTTATGTGCACTATTACAGTATGGTATATTTTCTATAAAAGCTCGTTTTGCGGCACGATTGAGAGGTCTGATGCATCATTAACATTCGTATAATATCATGCGTTTCATCTCCACAATATGAAATgatataaagtgacatttcaGACAGGACGGTTATATGCACGCCTGCATAAATCTTGAGATGTGTTACACAATGCGCGTTCTACTCTCTG
It encodes the following:
- the snapc1b gene encoding snRNA-activating protein complex subunit 1b, producing the protein MDNFKGPLVTDCEELLGRFQATESVRFERFSAIWRDMNFSSIFNGKPEPKERRHFARLALSVVSPYFYPPYTFQIRAGGLYLLYGLFNAQLCSPKEKIRIALKDWQDVMQFQQDAMNAQHYDVIYIFRKLLSEKAFLFTAMPTKLFSRMKREDGKVKKICEEFVDPSSRPQELITTDVLEELENVHEHYEDLKKAVFNDPDPNMTLIQQNLISKLNNAVLNYSNWQNKNHSASEEQDAGEGPSNQDSSSRAQLLASIKSKSYGQVMEASKSRRHRQAQLVPSADPDQTCKVSSKKKRKPSLKNRTQSRFKIQGKEREILKHATRLWRLSAVKEETVAERKKPFNWNPKMESDVM